The Anomaloglossus baeobatrachus isolate aAnoBae1 chromosome 5, aAnoBae1.hap1, whole genome shotgun sequence genome includes the window gTGGGTTATTTACCGGGGAGAAGAGTTATTAGTTATGAGCCGACGCTGCGGGAGGTTTCCTCTGTTGGTACAGCTTTCCACAggaagagctcaggccccagggatgtaGGGAGTAGTAGTCTTCTATGGCAGTGCAGGGGTGCAGAGATGGAAGCGCCAGTATAGATGGGAGGACAAAGAAGTTgccgtcaaagttctttactcaatgAAGTATCACCGCCTGTGGACTGCAGGGCTCCGCTGTCGTGGGCTCTAGCCGATACCGGGTAGTtaggaggtcaaggccggtgtggcTTTCTGTGTGTCCTTTCAATTGGTAGTCCTTCTACTCCAATTACTTGGCCagaggaacgggtcacgggtgcttgTCACGCTCCcccgcaaaccctgggatcccccttcttcctaagaactcgGGTCGAGCCGCTGTGGCTCCAAAGCGGGCCCCTTGCTGAGGCTCCTTTCTCTCTCTGTGCTATGACAGGTCCCTACTCGACGGTTGCCTGTGTAGACCTCCTCTGTGTGTGTTGGCCACTGACTCCCTCTGAAGGTGGCCCGTCTCCCGGGTTCTAAACTAGTgtgcaggaggtcccatacctcatgatggccattcCCAGCACCTACCcaagcccagtcccagtgggagaGCCCCTGAGCTGTGTGTTGTATGGATTGTGGTGTACACCGGTGAATGATCTCTTTACCCAGAATGAATTCTGCGTGAAGTGCAGTAccatgtggcgcctgaagccccaggggcgctacatatctgccattactacctcttgtgtagagcaatccacagtctgactgctctaactgtaaagaaccctttcctatttagctaccaGAATATCTTTTCTTCCACTCTCAGTGTATATTTAACCTCTAACCATCCTAACTAACATTCATGATATGATgacataattaaccccttcacccccagacgattttccgtttttcatttttgttttttcctcctttcgagatccataactttttatttttccgtcagtcttgctatattagggcttatttttttgcgggacgagttgtacttttgaatgaaaccattagctttaccatatagtgtgctgaacaacgggaaaaattccaagtgcggtgaaattgtttaccgtatggtaaaactgatgcgtcaGTGTGATGCCACAGGTCAGTATGAGATAGTAGATACCAAATACATAATAGTTTTACTTTAATCAAAGTGGTGGAAAAAAATTCAGGTTGTCCAAAAAAAAAGAGTAGCACTTTTGTCGCCTTTTCTCCaacacccatagcattctcatttttcgggatctgaggctcattgacggcttatttttttgcattgtGAGCTGACGTTTCTAAGTATACCATTTTTGTGAAgatactatgttttgatcgcctgttacagcAGTTTAAAGAAATGTTCCGgcaaccaaaaaccataattttagcgtttgcaatttttttcctcGCTACTCCATGTACCAAttagattgattgattttatattttggtagatcgggTTTTTCTGAACTtgtcgataccaaatgtgtgtgtgtatgtgtgtatttcaATTAGTGAAGGACAGAgtgaaatataccgtatttttcggatgataagacgcacttttcctcccaaaaatttaaaatctgaatatagctttacctgggggggcCTGTCTTTACGGCGATCAAGTGCGTtcagggtgcctgtggctgcatgcgggcggcagccgggtgcctgtggctgcatgcgtacgggtggcagccgggtgcctttGGCTgcatgcgtgcgggcggcagccgggtgcctgtggctgcatgcgtgcgggcggcagccgggtgcctgtggctgcatgcgtgcgggcggcagccgggtgcctgtggctgcatgcgtgcggacggcagtcgggtgcctgtgggtgggcgggcggcctgctggctgccactctgtgcgtgcgggcggctgtgcggcaggtttcccactgtgtccgcggtcccagtttcaaatgatggcgccgggagtgagcacgtgcgcagatggagctcttggatgagagctccatctccgcatgcgccgctccaggcgccatgatTTGAACCAGGACTGCggacactcaccgcaccagcctgctgcaccactcacccgctgccactactgaccgcCCGCGCCTGCCACAACGGACCCGCCACGCCTGCCGCCACTGACCCACTGCGCCTGTCACCACGGATGCCGCCACAACAGGCCTGCCGCCACTGACCTGCTGCGCCTGTCGCCACGGACGCCGCCGCGCCTGcgtccactgacccgccgcgcctgcctgcACAACCTCTGCCTACTGTGACCCCGCTGCACTACcagtgctgcccccctccggtaagacaacaccggagtataagacggaccccatttttattttcttttaccttttttatctctaaatttggggtgcgtcttataatccggtgcgtcttataaagtgaaaaatacggtaaacctTCAGAGAAGGAGGATACAGTAGAGAAGTGGCGTGTTCTTGGCACAGGCGCAGGATTTTGCCCGGCAATATGGATGAAGCAGGTGAGGTTATCCACACCTATGTTTTCGACTCTACCTGCAATAGGGCAGAGTGAAGTACCCCTGTGTGAGCAGGGAATATGTCTGCGCATGCACAAGATTTTGGAGACGTACGTGGATAGCGCAAGAGGTGTCATCCATGTTAATCACCACAAGAGGATGGTGAAagtagggacaggaggcgcagattaggattgcccatcggaccagaccattTACATtcatggcgggagattttataaaggcatttgtggggtctacagaggtggtcagggggtaatgtgcaccttttatagaatgcagcacaggcgctgcttaaggtggtaGTTTTAGTTTCGAAGGCCAAAAATCTGGTGATGGGTTCCTTTTTAATAACTGAATTGTATTACAGTTTGTAAGGAAATGTTATAAAGtatataataaattaataaaattaaaatGGAGTGTTTTTGACAAATAAAATTTAGTTTTATTCTTTGCAGATGACTGTACTGGGAGCTCAGAAGGACATCTGATATTCTCAGATTTTGCAACAGATACATGTGAAGAACATGTCATTACACCTAATACATCTGAATCCAAGGTCCTTTCTTCTGTTTCCTCAAAGACCAATCTGCAAAACGAAAGTCACAGAAGGGCTGTTGAACATAAAATAGCTTCcataagggagaaaccatttttttgtttagaatgtggtaaatgttttattaacAAATCAAAACttattatacatcagagaattcacacaggggagaagcgattttcatgttcagaatgtgggaaatatttttctAGGAATCGTGAACTTgtttcacatcagagaattcacacaggggaaaagccattttcatgtgcagaatgtggtaaatgtttttctAGGAATCGTGAACTTgtttcacatcagagaattcacacaggggaaaagccattttcatgttcagaatgtgggaaatgtttttctactaaTTCATCTGTTCTTcgccatcagagaattcacaccggggaaaagccattttcttgtacggaatgtgggaaatgtttttctaggaaatctgaacttgtttcacatcagaaaattcacacaggggaaaaaccattttcatgttcagaatgtgggaaatggttttCTACTAAATCACATATTCTGCGACATCAGAGAGCTCACACAGGggggaagccattttcttgttcagaatgtgggaaatgtttttttagGAATAGCGAACTTGttttacatcagagaattcacacaggggaaaagccattttcatgttcagaatgtgggaaatgtttttctactaaTTCATCTGTTCttcgacatcagagaattcacacaggggaaaagccattttcttgttcagaatgtgggaaatgtttttctaataATTCACTTGTTCTTCGacatcagataattcacacaggggaaaagccattttcatgttcaggatgtgggaaatgtttttctactaTTTCACTTGTTCttcgacatcagagaattcacacaggggaaaagccattttcatgtacagaatgtgggaaatgttttttttggAAATCTGAACTTGtttcacatcagaaaattcacacaggggaaaagctattttcatgtttagaatgtgggaaattgtTTTCTACTAAATCACATGTTCttcgacatcagagaattcacacaggggaaaagccattttcttgttcagaatgtgggaaatgtttttctaggaAAGATGAACTTGTTTTACATCAGAGaatgcacacaggggagaagctattttcatgttcagaatgtggtaaatgttctaGTACAAAAGCTGATTTTGTTactcatcagagaattcacacaggggagaagccattttcttgttcagaatgtgggaaatgtttttctactaaATCATATGTTGCTCAACATCTCAGAATtcatacaggggaaaagccattttggtgttcagaatgtgggaaatgtttttctaggaATCGTGAACTTGTCTCACATcatagaattcacacaggggaaaatccaatttcatgttcagaatgtgggaaatgtttttctactaTTTCACGTGTTCttcaacatcagagaattcacacaggggaaaagccattttcttgttcagaatgtgggaaatgtttttataCTAATTCACTTGTTCttcgacatcagagaattcacacaggggagaagccattttcatgttcagaatgtgggaaatgtttttctactcAATCACATGTTACTCGACATCAGCGAATTCACACAGGgtaaaagccattttcttgttcagaatgtaggAAACGTTTTTCTTGGAAAGCTGAACTTGtttcacatcagaaaattcacacgggGAGAAGCTATTTTTGTGTTCAGAATATGGAAattgttttttggtttgttttttttactaaatCTGCACTTGCtagacatcaaaaaattcacaaagggaagaagccattttcttgttccaaATGTGGGAAATGTTGCTCTACAAAAACTGAATTTGTTAATCATCAGTGAATTCACACacaggagaagcctttttcatattTAAGTGTGAAAAATGTGATACAGAGAAATATAGTCTTGATAGCCAACTGTTAACTCACACAGGGCAGAAACCATTTTCATATTCAGAATGTGCAAAATGATTTATAGAAAAATCAGATCTTGTACATCAAAGAAAGCACACAGGGAAGTAGCCATTTTCTTTTTATGCTCGGTACTAAACAGTGTGTGagctacttgcagtgtttgaatggctcacactggggataacaacagctaTCATATGTAGTGTGCACCATACcgtaaaaaaaattggaaaaaacccTGCCCACGCTCCCTCACAAGTGTTCTGTTTATAGCTTgacgcatgtgggtggagacctgaagtGCCAATTAGTGACTATAAATGaaattcaggtcaagtctgggtttcCAGAACCAAACTGTAAAAAAGTTTGGCTGGACTTGCAcaacccgaacttccatgggtccgctcatctctatcaatGACCATTTGCTTTTGAAAATGAATTTGTATCCTAATACTACACTGATATATGaataatgtatataatatattttaaatTGGTATAACTGAAGCTTAAAAACATTGTCGGTGACCCTCATTTCCACCCTATGTGATATCGATCATGCACTGATGCTGCTATACATGATCAGGATGGTTTCTATGGTAACCATCTCATGCCCAGCTTGTCTCATCTAATTAATAAGGTGACCTGATAATTTGATGAGACCAGGGGCGAGAATAGAAATTATAGAGTCCAAAGCTAAAGTCAAAGTTGAAATCTCTTTCAAACCAATGACCCCTAAATAAAACTTACTTAGCATGGTTATGAAGTGTAAAATTTACAATTATTGACGACAGAGAAATGATAAATGTTTTGGTGCATGTACTCAAAAGTAGTGATGCCCTTTAGAGTCCCATCCATTATGAAACGCCTTCCATGGAGTCCATGCAGTAATGACTCCATGATGCCTCCCACACAATATCAGCACTACACATTTTATCCCTACTATaacctccacatgcacagtatgattCCTCAGTAGTACATTTAATTACAGAATATTACCCCTCCTCACACACATTTTGATGCACCTACAGTGCCCTCAGTGCAGTATGAGGCCAATACAGTGTTCTCAATAAAGAATGAAGCTGTAACTatgtccccaatacagtatgaggcAACCATCTTCCCCctaatacagtatgatgtcccagtTGTGTCCCTTAATAAGTCCACCGTTAGTCTCTTAATACAGTATACACTGTGTTTTTAACAAAGGACCCAGGAGTATATATTATACCAAatgtttaaatattttattatttcaaaaaaacttaaataaaaaaacacaaatttaCATATATTTTTATAAAATCAAAGACTATATAacaccaaaaaaatgaaaaaatgtggaTGATTTCCTGATTGAAATTACTAAATATCTATCAAAGTGGGACTATTTCTTGTGGTTTTTCCATATCTCATTTAATAAATATTCATCAACGAAAAAACTAGAAAACCACATCACAGTATAAAATTGCGAAATTCCCACTCAATTTTCTGTGCTGGCAAAAAAAACATAAACAGCCGGTATCAATTGCATATATACACTTTGCTTCTTGCATTCACTACAAATAACCCATAGAATAtataaaattatcaaaaaatatatatttttttttatattttatattggcATAAATGTGTGAAAAAATTGGATGGAGCAATGTGCACTAATATGAtcttaaaatatatatacaatTTTGCCTAAAGGGTTAAATAGATGATAAGGGCGGCACTAGAAATATAAATTATTTCTCTAAAAATCCatccttattaaccccttaacgactcttgacgtactgggtacgtcaagttgacatggtgctaaacgacccatgacgtacccagtatgtcatggcgaaatcgcggccccggagcccgggTGAGTGCAATCAGTTTACAAAAACctgagattcggggaggaggggacctctgcctgacctcaggaggggtggtgcctcctccctggacctacagaggctgtgattggctgacgaacaccgctcagccaatcacagccactgtaatgtttcagccattgaaaatggctggaacaatgaaatccagccctgatcagtgcagctgtagcactggccattggctggagctgggtgatcggtgcttcacccgccaccagctctgattggagagatcggccttgtgactgatctctccagtCACCGTGGACCTGGGGCCGGTGAGcactcccctccgctttactccgtctgtggaagccgaggggagcgatccctgcaagtgccctggtaagcccctggccccgatccgctgccaccgccgccgatctatctgctgcagccgcctccatctgccaccgctctcccccatcagtcgCTGCCCCCCTTCGTGATctcctgcccgctctctcccatcctcatctgctgcccgcctccgccatctcaccttcccgatctgccgccagcctccgccatctcaccttcccgatctgccgccggcttccgccatctcaccttcccgatctgccgcCGGCCTCCGCCATTTCACCTTCCGGATCTGCcgcccgcctccgccatctcaccttcccgatctgccgcCCGCCTCCGCCATCTCTCCTTCCCGATCTGCCGCcggcctccgccatctcaccttcccgatctgccgcCGGCCTTCGCCATCTCACCTTTCCGATCTGCcgcccgcctccgccatctcaccttcccgatctgccgcccgcctccgccatctcactttcccgatctgccgcccgcctccgccatctcaccttcccgatctgccgcccgcctccgccatctcatcttcccgatctgccgcccgcctccgccatctcaccttcgcgATTTGCCGCcggcctccgccatctcaccttcccgatctgccgcccgcctccgccatctcaccttcccgatctgccgcccgcctccgccatctcaccttcccgatctgctaccCCCttccccatctcaccctccccgatctgctgcccgctctccctcatcatctgctgccccctccctgttctgctgccccctctctcatcctccctgatctgctgcctgctcttttccatcctcttcatctgaagccccctcccccatctcaccctcctggatctgctgcccactctccctcatcagctgctgcccccctccctgttctgctgccccctctctcaccctccctgatctgctgtctgctctctcccatactcttcatctgaagccccctccaccacctctcatcctccccgatctgctgcccctccaccacctctcaccctgatctgctgcccgccctctcccatTCTCCACCGCTCTTCCatctgccgcgccctctcccatcctcagttgcgccctctcccatcctccatccatcttttttttcatcccacctagtccccccccattttgcagcacatccgtgcgtgcgtcctgattttttttctgtaaactaagaaagagaaatacaaataaacttagtttagggccagtaaaattatactgtagtaatcggcaactacagtattttttactgaatattgtaagggtcagcccagtgccacacgtgagagcgatg containing:
- the LOC142311968 gene encoding LOW QUALITY PROTEIN: uncharacterized protein LOC142311968 (The sequence of the model RefSeq protein was modified relative to this genomic sequence to represent the inferred CDS: substituted 1 base at 1 genomic stop codon) produces the protein MEEWEYLEGHKDQYKDVMMEVPQPLTSPVLSSERTTPERYPRPLPPQDCKQENPNVPQDDQDEDLTHINTTETYVRGDERCKEEIPTENRTGPYNIGSSQWTFSIYRRVFMIDPSRMDSDQDKMAERILHLTLEILFRLTGEDYTVVKKTSSERCQDPVSEGWGRPLSPITGPPPHPLIHEGINEQKILELTYKMIELLTGEVPIRCQDVTIYFSMEEWEYLEGNIDLYKEVMMDIPQPLTSPVLSSERTTPERCPRPLLPQDCKQENPDVPQDDQGEDLTYISTAGTYVRGDERCKEEFPTDNHTDDCTGSSEGHLIFSDFATDTCEEHVITPNTSESKVLSSVSSKTNLQNESHRRAVEHKIASIREKPFFCLECGKCFINKSKLIIHQRIHTGEKRFSCSECGKYFSRNRELVSHQRIHTGEKPFSCAECGKCFSRNRELVSHQRIHTGEKPFSCSECGKCFSTNSSVLRHQRIHTGEKPFSCTECGKCFSRKSELVSHQKIHTGEKPFSCSECGKWFSTKSHILRHQRAHTGGKPFSCSECGKCFFRNSELVLHQRIHTGEKPFSCSECGKCFSTNSSVLRHQRIHTGEKPFSCSECGKCFSNNSLVLRHQIIHTGEKPFSCSGCGKCFSTISLVLRHQRIHTGEKPFSCTECGKCFFWKSELVSHQKIHTGEKLFSCLECGKLFSTKSHVLRHQRIHTGEKPFSCSECGKCFSRKDELVLHQRMHTGEKLFSCSECGKCSSTKADFVTHQRIHTGEKPFSCSECGKCFSTKSYVAQHLRIHTGEKPFWCSECGKCFSRNRELVSHHRIHTGENPISCSECGKCFSTISRVLQHQRIHTGEKPFSCSECGKCFYTNSLVLRHQRIHTGEKPFSCSECGKCFSTQSHVTRHQRIHTGXKPFSCSECRKRFSWKAELVSHQKIHTGRSYFCVQNMEIVFWFVFFTKSALARHQKIHKGKKPFSCSKCGKCCSTKTEFVNHQ